The region GATACTCGCGTTGAGGAGGTCGAGGAGGAAGGCGATCCCGAAGACGATCGCCGCGGCGATGGCGAGCATTGTTACCTCACTTCCGGGTCAACTGGGCAAGTAGCGTGCGGTACTCGTGCAGGGCCAGGCGCAGCGCCTCGGTGTCGCCCCGCTCGTTGTCCTTCCACTGGCCGACCAATGCCTCACGGCGGGAGGTGAAGGCCGACAGGGCCTCCTCCACCAGCGCGTCCGCCTGCTCGACCGACTGACGGGGATCGTCGACGAACCCCGACTTGACCTCACGCCACCGGCCTTCCAGCGCGTCGTCCAGAACGGCCGCCGTGCCTGAGGCGTTCGTGGTCGCGGCCGGGTAGGCCACCGGCCCGTCGAGGGTCCCGTCGGTGCCGGGGGTGGTGGCGGTGTCGAAGGCGCCGGCGGTGTCCGGCGTCGTGTCCGGCGTGGTGGCGTACGCGGTGTCCGGGGTGGCGGGGTAGGCGACCGGTCCGCCGGCGGTGGCGTCCGCGGACGTCAGGGCGTCCCGGTCCGCGGCGGGGGTGGTCCCGTCGTCGCCGGTCGGGTCACCCGCGACGAGGACGTCATCCTCGACGCCGTCCCGGCGCGAGTCATGCGGCGACTCTTCGGACGACGTGAGGACGTCGTCGCCCGTCTGGCCGTGCGCGTCCCCGAAGCGGTCGTCGGCGCGGTCGTCGGCGCGGTCCGCTTCGTTCCTTTCCGCATAGTTCGCGAAGTCAGGGTCGTCGCCGGTGCCCCGCATCGTGCCGTCGCCGTACGCGGTGTCGTCGGTCGTGGTGTCCGTGGTGTCCGTGGTGTCCTGGACCGTGCCGTCCCGGTAGCCGGCGGTGTACGCGTCGCTGGGCGCGTAGACCGGGCCGGGACCCTCGTGCTCGTCCCGCCTGGTGTCATCGAGAGCCCGCTCGCGACGGGCCTCCTCCTCCAGGGGTTCGGGGGTCTCGGGAGTCGGCTGCTCGGCGACCTCGTCGCTCTGGTCGTACCGGTTCGTCCGCATGGTCATCGCCCCGCATTCCGTACGTCGGTCCGGTGGCCGTTCACCGGGACGCCGTTGTAATCGTCGTGATCGTCGGTCGTGTAGGCGGTGCCGTTCCGCGCGGCGCCGTCGCTGTCCACGTGGTCGTCTGCGCTGTCCACGTGGCCGTTCAGGTGGTCGTTCGTGTGGCCGTTCACGGGAGCGTCGGCGCCGTCGCCGTCGCCTAGAAGCTCCTGGAACAGCGCCCGGTAGTGGACCATCGCCTGGCGAAGCTCTTCGGTGGTGGCGTCCTGGCGGGCGGCCCGGGTGCTGATCTCGTGGGCGTTGCGGTAGTGGTCCAGAGTGGTCGAGTGGGCCACCGACAGGTCGCTCAGCCGCTGCTCGAAGTCGTCGGTCGGGTAGCCGCGCGCCGCCATGACCGCGGTGACCAGGGCGTCGGCCTCGGTGACGGCGAATCCGGGAGCGTCGACGAAGTGCTCCTGCACGTCGGTCCACTTCCGCGAGTACTCGTCCCGGGTGTTCGGGTCGAGCGGGCGGATGTCCAGCTCGGCGTGGCGCTCCTCGCGGGCGCGCAGTTCGTGCTCGGCCTCCTTGCGGCTGTCGCTCTCCCGTACGGCCCGGTCGTACTCGGGGCCGAACCGGTCCTGCAGTTGGCGCCGGCGGTTGCGCGCCGACACCAGGTAGCCGACTGCCAGGATCACCAGCACGGCGACGATCGCGACGGCCACCCATGCCACGGCGGTCATATCTGCCTCCAGGGGTGAGTGCGTTGTTCATCCGCACTGCCCGGGAATACGCGCTTCACGCATTGCGTAATCGTGGATTCTGCGGGTAATGGGCCGTTGACCAGCAGAGGAGGTTGCCATGGGCTTCGGGGCCAGTCTCGCCTTCATCGCGGTCGGCGCGGTTCTCGCGTTCGCCGTGAAATGGGACGTTCCTGGAATCGACCTGCAGATGATCGGGTGGATTCTCATGCTCGTGGGCATCGCCGGCATGGTGCTCACCAGTCGCTACACCCGCCGGCCGGGGATGGCCGAGGAGACGGTGGCGACCATCGAGCCGGACACGATGTACACCGTTGATCCGGCGGCGGAGCCGCACACCCACGTGCGCGAGACCGAGACGCACAGCACCGTCCACCCGACCGTCCACCCGGGGGAGCGCCGCGTACACGTGCGCGAGGAGACCACGCCCCTTCCGCGCGACGGCGTCTGAGCCGTACGCGGAGGGTCCGCCGGAACGTGTCCGCGGATGTGCGGATGTCACCGCCCGCCTGTTTGTTTCTCCAGGGCCAGGCGGGTCGCTCAGCGGGCCTGGCCCGTCGCCTCCCGGGCCTGCTCGGTGGCCTGGCGGGCCTCGGCGAGGACCTGGGCGACGTGGGAGCCGGCTCCGGCGGGCACCTCGTGGAAACCCCGCTCGGGGTCGTAGGCGATGTCGAGTCCGTTGTCCACCAGCCGGGTGGCCCACCGTACGGCGGTGTTGAGCTTGTCCGCAGGGATGTGGCGGCCCTGGGCCACGGCGGAGAGATTGCGCAGGTTGGTGGCCGGGCCGCTCTGACTGTGCGCACGCCTGAGCGTCCACGGCAGGGCCCGGCTGTGGTCCGTCATGCGCTTCGACAGCCCCGCCGCTCGCTTCGCCTGCAGAATGCCGGACTCCGTCACGCCGAAGTGGTCGGCGAGGCGTGCGTTCGTCCATCCCTCAGCGGCCAGCCGCGCGAGCTCCTCCTGGTCGATGCGCGTCTTCCTCCCCATGATCACCAGCCTAGGCCGACCCGGCCGGTCATGTACGCAGACGGCCGGAAACTGCGCTAAGGTTTGCATGTGCTCAGGGAGACCAGGGCAACGGGACGTAGCGCAGCTTGGTAGCGCACTTGACTGGGGGTCAAGGGGTCGTGGGTTCGAATCCCGCCGTCCCGACAGAGTTTTAGCAGGTCAGGGCCTAGATCTCTTCAGTGAGACGGGCTCTTTTCTGTTGCTGAGTGACTAACTGAGTGACTGTCGTCGATGACGCGGAACCGGGTGTCAGTCGGCCTGAATCCCCGCCGAATTTTGGGGCTCCGGTCGTAGCCGCCGCCTCCCCGGCAGCCTGGCTACCCACGGCCGGGGAGACGATGCTCTCGTATAAATGGGCGGCAGGTCGAGAAGTTTGATCATGGTGACAGCGATCTCTCGGCCCTCAGGTCGTGCAGCAGTGAACCGCCCCGGCTTTGGTGGGGACCTCAGGGGTTAATTCCAGCGGGTTCGCTGGGGTGGTGTAGAGCGTAGTAGAGGGCTTCGTACTCATCCGGCGGGATGGTGCCGATGGAGGAGTGCAGGCGGGCGGTGTTGAACCACTCGACCCATTCGGCGGTGGCCAGTTCCACCTCGGCCAGGCTGCGCCACGGCCCGCGGGGTGTGATCAGAGCTTCGCGGCGACAGCGTTGATCGCCGCCCACTCGGTCGGGTAGTCCGGACGGACCTCGGCGACCATCCGCACCGCGCGCTTACGCAGCTCTGCGGGATAGGGGGACTTGGCTGCCATGACTCGATCCTCTCAAGGGAACGAGCCTCCATCGAAGCCGGAGCGCTTCATCTTCCCGGCTGGCGAACGCTCGTGGCGCTCGGCGTGGTGTGCACGGGCTTCACCCTCGTGCTGTTCTACACACTGATCGCACGCAGCGGACCGGCGCACGCGGCGTTGGCGTTCTACCCTTCGCCGGGCTTCGCCGTGCTCTTCGGAACCTTGCTGCTGCGGGAGTCGCTGACGCCGGTGGCCTTGTTCGGTCTGGTCGCGATCGTGGTCGGTGTCGCCTGACGAGCAGGACGGACTTCTGAGTGGATGCCGTGCTCCGCTCACAGACGCATCCCTCCTGACTTTGGTTACCCACGCTTGGCGACTGGGCGCCGGCGTGTCACCGACGCCGAGCTAACCGAGGACTACAGCGGCGTCCTGCTCGCCTTCACCCCCGCCCCCGGCTTCCGCCGGACCGGGCGCCTCCGGCGGGTGTGACGCCGCCGCTGGGCCCGCGGTTCTCGACGACGACATAGTGGTTGCCCTTCCAGTGCGCGATCGCCGGGAGCGGCGCGTGCGCCAGCCCGTCCACGGGCAGGGAGAAGGCTCGCGCCGCCAGCCCCGGCCGCGGAGATCGTCAAGGCCTCCGCCCGCGGAAGATGCCCTGCTCGGGGTGGTTCAGGAAGCGTTCGAGGGCCTCCCGCATCGGTCGGTCCGCGAGGGCGAGGTGGTGGTGATGCACTCAGGGCTGTACGAGGCGGGGCACAGATGTTAAAACACGGTTAAATCGTCTTGACGATACGAAAGTCGGCAACCTGGCGACGAAATGAGCCCTGCGGAGCGACGAAAGGCCGAGTTGTTGGCACACCTCCGGCCGATCTCCTTCGCATCACCCGCACCCCAACCATCCGTGCACCCCCCACTACCCCGGCACCTCTCGCAGTACCCCGGCAACAGCGCGGCGGCGCGCCGCCTTGCCTGGCTTAACCCCCCAAGTCAGGAAGGACCCCGATGTCACCACATCCTCGGCCGTGGATGAGGCTGCTCACCACGATGTCGCTGGTCGCCAGTGGAGCGGCGGTCGCCGTGGCGACCGGCCCGGCGGCCCACGCCTCCACCATTCCCGCCTCCGACTACCAGCAGATCTCCCTCGCCAGCGGCGGCGCGGAGCTCGGCGAGCCCATGTCCCTCGCCGTGCTGCCCGACCGCTCGGTCATCCACACGGCCCGTGACGGCACGGTCCGGGTCACCGACGCTGCCGGCAACACCAAGCAGGCCGGCAAGCTCAATGTCTACACCCACGACGAAGAGGGGCTCCAAGGTGTCGCCGTCGACCCGGGCTTCGCGACCAACCGCTATGTCTGGCTGTACTACTCTCCCACCCTGAGCACGCCCGGAGGCGACGCGCCGACCACCGGCACCCAGGCGCAGTTCGACCAGTGGAAGGGCAACCTGAACCTGTCCCGGTTCACCCTGAACGCCGACAACACGCTCAACATGGCGAGTGAGAAGGTCGTGCTCCAGGTCCCAAACGACCGCGGGCAGTGCTGCCACGTCGGCGGCGACATCGACTTCGACGCGGCGGGCAACCTATACCTCACCACAGGTGACGACACCAACCCGTTCGATTCCGCCGGGTACGCGCCCCTGGACGAGCGGACCGACCGCAACCCGCAGTTCGACGCGCAGCGGTCCTCGGGCAACACCAACGACCTGCGGGGCAAGCTCCTGCGGATCCACCCGGAGGCCAACGGCACCTACACCATCCCGTCGGGGAACCTGTTCGCCCCCGGGACGGCGAAGACCCGGCCCGAGATCTACGCCATGGGCTTCCGCAACCCGTTCCGCATGTCGGTCGACAAGGCCACGGGCATCGTCTACCTGGGCGACTACGGCCCCGACGCCGGAGGCACCGACGCCACTCGCGGTCCCGGCGGGCAGGTCGAGTTCAACCGGATCACCGGTCCGGGCAACTACGGCTGGCCGTACTGCACCGGCACCAACACCGCGTCCGAGACCTACGGCGAGTGGACCTTCCCCAGCGGTCCCTCCCTCGGCAAGTACAACTGCGCGGGCGGCCCGGCCAACAACTCCTTCCGGAACACCGGCCTGACCACGCTGCCCGCGGCCAAGCCGAGCTGGATCAAGTACGGCGGTGATTCGGGTTCCCCGCCGGAGTTCGGCAGCGGCTCGGAGTCGCCGATGGGCGGCCCGGTCTACCGGTACAACGCCTCGCTCAACTCCAGCGTCAAGTTCCCGCAGTCGCTCGACGGCAGGTTCTTCGCGGGGGAGTACGGCCGTAAGTGGATCAAGGCGATCGAGGTCAAGGCCGACGGCACGTACGGTGACATCGGGGCGTTCCCCTGGACCGGCACGCAGGTCATGGACATGGCCTTCGGCCCCGACGGTGCGTTGTATGTGCTCGACTACGGCACGGGCAGCAACAACCAGGCCCTCTGGAGAGTCGAGTACATCGGAGGGACCAACCGCAACCCGATCGCGAAGGCGTCGGCCGACAAGACGTCCGGACCGGCTCCGCTTGCGGTGACGTTCTCCTCGGCGGGCAGTTCCGACCCCGAGGGCGGCGCGCTGACCTACTCATGGAACTTCGGCGACGGCACCACCTCCACCGCGGCCAACCCGAGCAAGACCTACACCACCAAGGGCACCTACACGGCCACGCTCACCGTCAGGGACCCCCAGGGGCTGACCGGGTCCGCGAACGTCATCATCACCGTGGGCAACACCGCGCCGACGGTGGCGCTGGCCCAGCCGGGGGACGGCCAGCTGTTCTCCTTCGGTGACACCGTGCCCTTCCAGGTCAACGTGAGCGACCCGGAGGACGGCACGATCGACTGCTCGAAGGTGACGGTTACCTACTTCCTCGGCCACGACAGCCACCGACACCAGATCACCTCGAAGACCGGCTGCACGGGCTCCATCGCGGTGCCGGTCGACGGTGAGCACGACACCGCGGCGAATATCTACGGTGTCTTCGAGGCGTCCTACACCGACAAGGGCGGCCTGACCTCCACCAGTGCCCGCACACTCCAGCCGCGGCACCGGCAGGCCGAGCACTTCTCGGCGCAGTCGGGCATCCAGCTCGCCGACCACACCTCGGCGGAGGGCGCCAAGACGGTGGGCTACATCGACAACGGCGACTGGATCTCCTTCACGCCGTACAACCTGAGTAATGCCACCAGCATGACGGCCAGGGTCTCCTCGGCGGGCTCCGGCGGCACGCTCGAGGTGCGGGCCGGGTCGGCGACCGGCACACTGCTGGGATCGGCGGCCGTCGCGAGCACCGGCAGCT is a window of Microbispora sp. NBC_01189 DNA encoding:
- a CDS encoding integrase core domain-containing protein, which encodes MGGDQRCRREALITPRGPWRSLAEVELATAEWVEWFNTARLHSSIGTIPPDEYEALYYALHHPSEPAGINP
- a CDS encoding EamA family transporter, translated to MEAGALHLPGWRTLVALGVVCTGFTLVLFYTLIARSGPAHAALAFYPSPGFAVLFGTLLLRESLTPVALFGLVAIVVGVA
- a CDS encoding cysteine peptidase family C39 domain-containing protein, yielding MAARAFSLPVDGLAHAPLPAIAHWKGNHYVVVENRGPSGGVTPAGGARSGGSRGRG
- a CDS encoding carbohydrate-binding protein codes for the protein MRLLTTMSLVASGAAVAVATGPAAHASTIPASDYQQISLASGGAELGEPMSLAVLPDRSVIHTARDGTVRVTDAAGNTKQAGKLNVYTHDEEGLQGVAVDPGFATNRYVWLYYSPTLSTPGGDAPTTGTQAQFDQWKGNLNLSRFTLNADNTLNMASEKVVLQVPNDRGQCCHVGGDIDFDAAGNLYLTTGDDTNPFDSAGYAPLDERTDRNPQFDAQRSSGNTNDLRGKLLRIHPEANGTYTIPSGNLFAPGTAKTRPEIYAMGFRNPFRMSVDKATGIVYLGDYGPDAGGTDATRGPGGQVEFNRITGPGNYGWPYCTGTNTASETYGEWTFPSGPSLGKYNCAGGPANNSFRNTGLTTLPAAKPSWIKYGGDSGSPPEFGSGSESPMGGPVYRYNASLNSSVKFPQSLDGRFFAGEYGRKWIKAIEVKADGTYGDIGAFPWTGTQVMDMAFGPDGALYVLDYGTGSNNQALWRVEYIGGTNRNPIAKASADKTSGPAPLAVTFSSAGSSDPEGGALTYSWNFGDGTTSTAANPSKTYTTKGTYTATLTVRDPQGLTGSANVIITVGNTAPTVALAQPGDGQLFSFGDTVPFQVNVSDPEDGTIDCSKVTVTYFLGHDSHRHQITSKTGCTGSIAVPVDGEHDTAANIYGVFEASYTDKGGLTSTSARTLQPRHRQAEHFSAQSGIQLADHTSAEGAKTVGYIDNGDWISFTPYNLSNATSMTARVSSAGSGGTLEVRAGSATGTLLGSAAVASTGSWDTFVNVTVPISNAPSGTTTLYLVFKGGSGNLFDLDAFTFNTGTSQTVEGEAYTSQSGVQPAGHAGASGGYTLGYIDNGDWAAYSQVNTQGAKNFSARVSSGGAGGTIQIRSGSQTGTVLGSVNVASTGSWDTFTTVSTTLTGSASGTLFLTFTGGTGSLLDVDTFTITR
- a CDS encoding DUF6458 family protein — translated: MGFGASLAFIAVGAVLAFAVKWDVPGIDLQMIGWILMLVGIAGMVLTSRYTRRPGMAEETVATIEPDTMYTVDPAAEPHTHVRETETHSTVHPTVHPGERRVHVREETTPLPRDGV